Within Porites lutea chromosome 2, jaPorLute2.1, whole genome shotgun sequence, the genomic segment CCACTCCTCCCCTTAAAATGGCACTTTAGGTTTGGCCTTCGTGCAGGCTCAGTCTCCGGCCGTGGTTGTCTCAATGCGCCCGCGGTACTCCCGACCGAGGGAGGAGAGTCGGGTCGGGAGTACCGTGGGCACATCGAGAAAACCACGGCTGGAGAATGAGCTTAGCCCTCAGCCGACGCCATCCTTAATTTCAGGTGAACGGGGGGTTGCTAATTTCTTTTTGCTCAGTCCAAGACTGCAGCTTCAACACTTTCAACTTGAGTGAGCCTGCTTGCAGGCTAGCAGTCATTCGGACAATTTTCAGTACTGACTTGGTGTTCAACAGAATATGTAGGTTGCTATAAAGACTCCGATCCCCGTGACCTACCGCAGCGATTGCATGACCGGGAAGTGACAGTCAGCTCTTGTGTGAAGAACTGCAAGGACTTGTTTTACAGATACGCTGGTATACAGTTCTCGTATCTCTGTTTCTGTGGCAACAAACGTGGAAGGTATGGTCAACTACCGGAATGGAAGTGTTCCAGTGAGTGCGCAAGCAAAAAGGATGAACATTGTGGCGGATACTGGAGCAACTCAATCTATAAAACAGGTGCGGTAGGGAAACTAAactccatttttttttggcgtGCCAAACAATCGCTAGCctgatttccgccgtctcctcTAGTCGCAAGCTTCCGAGAGAGACTCTCTCTAGGGTTTGCGACTCGATTCAGGCAAAACATTCGCCGAATTTGAAAGACAGCCATCTTGTTTTTATCAGTGGAGAACGAAAACTGCGGAGTTGCAAATTGATTGTAGAGAATTTATTTTGAGGCAGGGATCTCGACTATCGAATAGGAATATAGGAGCGTGAAATCCATACGGCACTGATTTGACTTATCAAACAAAGTGCCATACTAAAGAATTTGTACTCTGTAAAAGTAGGAAAACTGTTGTAGTAAGCCTTGAAATAAGTATGTCCTATACTTTTCTTCACATGTTACTAAGCTAATAACGTTAAGAAGACGCGCACACTGTATTTGTATATTGTTCCTCTTTTCTAATATTGGACAAATGGTTCAGCTAAGCCAAACTATTTTGCCCTTTCCAAAATCACAGCAGAGTTTAGTTGGAGCCTGTATGATGTGCTCCGCAGGCGAGACCTAGCGACTGTGGCATATAATTACATCCTGCAGTTGATTCTTCTTGaatttttctatttgaaaattCACGTTATAAACTCACTGAGAgtattgatttcttttttttcttttatctacAGGCTATGATCCACCAGGTGGAGTAAAGATTACTCCTTTATTAAAAGCAGCTCTGAATGACCTAAAACCACGAGCTAACGCTACTAAACACAAGGTAGCTCTAAAACTATTACTAAAAAGTTGTACACAGGATTGTTGTCTCATTTTTTCTATAACTTTACTAAACGCGTATTGCTAAGGAGATCATGGGTAGTGAGGACAACTACTTTCATGGTTTAAAAGCTTTTGTCTTAGACCTCAAACTGGCGAAAAACGTCGTTTCGCCAATACAATTTTTATCGACTGGAATAGATTTGGCC encodes:
- the LOC140927411 gene encoding xylosyltransferase oxt-like, whose product is MRDTTGITLLVLLASFATCQEYVGCYKDSDPRDLPQRLHDREVTVSSCVKNCKDLFYRYAGIQFSYLCFCGNKRGRYGQLPEWKCSSECASKKDEHCGGYWSNSIYKTGYDPPGGVKITPLLKAALNDLKPRANATKHKGHKALKKDH